The following DNA comes from Corynebacterium lizhenjunii.
GGCCGTGGACCAGGCCGTGGCGGTGCTGGGCACAGCCATTGACGTGAACCTGCACGAAGAAGACGGCCTGGTCTACCGGCGAATTGCCGTGTCTAACCCGCAGGTTGCTGGCCGCAGACTGCGCGACCTGCACACGCACGAGCACGGATTTTTGGTCGCCCGCGTGCGCAAGGGTGACTCCGACGTGGTGCCCACCCCGGATACCGTGCTGAACTACTCCGACCGCGTGCGCGTGATTACCGCACCGGGGCAGCTGGATAAGGTGCGCCGCTTTTTGGGGGACTCGGAGTCTGCGTTGGGCAATGTGGATTTGTTCCCGGCGGCCTTGGGGCTGTTGCTGGGCCTGGCACTGGGCGCTATCCCGCTGCCGCTGCCGGGCGGAATCACCTTGTCTTTGGGCTTTGGTGGCGGGCCGATTGTCGCCGGGTTGATTCTGGGTGCGGTGGGGCGCACCGGCCCGGTGAACTGGCAGCTGCCGTTCCACGCCAAGCAAACCCTGTCCACCCTTGGCCTGACGCTGTTTCTGGCTGGGGTGGGCACCTCGGCTGGCGGTAGCTTCCGGGCGGCGCTGTCGGATCCTTCCTCGCTGATCTTTATCGCGCTGGGTTTGGGGTTGACGCTGATTTCCGCCTTGGGGATCGCCGTGGTGTGCATGAGTGTGTTCCGGTTGAAGTTCGACGAGGCCATGGGCGTGGTGGCCGGTATGACCACCAACCCCGCGGTCATGGCCTACCTCAACCCGCAAACCGGCACCCCGCTGGCGGAGCGTGGCTATGCCACTGTCTATCCCACCGCGATGATCGGCAAGATTGTGGTCTGCCAGGTGCTGGCCCTGCTGTTGGTGTAGCCCGCTACGCTCGCTGGCACGCTAGGATGGACGGGTTAGCAATCCGCAACCTCCAAGCCGCTAAGGAGCGCATTTTCTTATGACCAAACTGGGTCAATTCATCACCACCGTCGTCATTGGCGTCTTCGCCGTCGCCCTGTTCGCTATGGCCGCAGTGGCTGCAACCCGTCCCGCCGCCCCGGTGGCCCGCGGTCTGGGCAGCGCGCTGGAATCTATTGATAGCTCCAATATGAACACTGCCGGGCTGGCCATCATGGACATCTACGGGGAGCAGTGGCGCGGCTTTTCTACCATTTGCTCGGGCATGACCCCGGACGACATTGAAAAGCTGTTCCAGGTGCGCGCCGCAGACTTGGGCATTGACGGCACTGTGGGCGAGGACAAGAACTACCTGCTGGCCATCAACGACAAGCAGCAGTACTACGCCGAGGAGCTCAACCGCAACCAGGTGGATCTGTGCCCGTCGGGACAGCCGCTGCCGGTGACGGACGCTGCGGCAATTGTGCCTTTTGTCAAGGCCGAGAACGGCACCTGGTTCCTGGCGGCTTAATGCGCATTCTGGCACTGGATACAGCAACTACAG
Coding sequences within:
- a CDS encoding aspartate:alanine exchanger family transporter → MLDFLAQQPLLTLFLIMAVGLAVGKIKFWGISLGAAAAMFVALGLSTANPDIAIPPLVYQFGLAVFVYVIGLNFGQSFFRDFARRGWKLSLLIVAMLVLLAGLTAAAVRALGLDPAVGAGALAGSISSTPGMAAIVQALGGDTTPVVGYSLTYPGSVLGTIVVAAVGAAWLRVDHLADAAAEGMVPSPLRWQGVRLDRDFAGTAGDLPRITGQRIVATRLVNNPDSHHLAVPEMQLCEGMELIINGTQEAVDQAVAVLGTAIDVNLHEEDGLVYRRIAVSNPQVAGRRLRDLHTHEHGFLVARVRKGDSDVVPTPDTVLNYSDRVRVITAPGQLDKVRRFLGDSESALGNVDLFPAALGLLLGLALGAIPLPLPGGITLSLGFGGGPIVAGLILGAVGRTGPVNWQLPFHAKQTLSTLGLTLFLAGVGTSAGGSFRAALSDPSSLIFIALGLGLTLISALGIAVVCMSVFRLKFDEAMGVVAGMTTNPAVMAYLNPQTGTPLAERGYATVYPTAMIGKIVVCQVLALLLV